In Gigantopelta aegis isolate Gae_Host chromosome 2, Gae_host_genome, whole genome shotgun sequence, the sequence ACTACCGGCTGGTGAGGGAGTTCTACAAGAAAGGGATGGAGATAGGAGTCCACAGTGTGACGCACACCAACATAGACACAGAGGCGAAACTCGCAGACGAGGCAGAGCACCAGAAGAGTAATCTAGCCCAACTAGGTAGTGTCCCAAAAGACGAAATCGTTGGATGGAGAAGTCCGAATCTAAAGACCGCGGGAGACAAACAGCCCTCGACATTGAATAAACTTGGCTACACCTACGATATCTCTTTGACATACACTGTTGGAAAACGGCATCAGAAGAAACCGTGGCCCTATACCCTAGATTATGGTTTTCCTTACAACTGTCAGATACCGCCCTGCCCAAAGCGAACAACTAGCCACAAAGGGTTTTGGGAGGTTCCTATCATAGCCTTAATGGATTACAAGGGAGCCTACCCATGTGCTTATGTAGACGGATGCTACAATTCACCTACAACGGAAGAGGATTCGTTCGAATATTTGTGGAAAAATTTCGAAGACAACTACGAGACGCGAACACCACTGGGCTTCAACATGCACGCGGCATGGTTCCAAAGACCGCACAATCTGGCAGCGATGGACGggtttataaatgaaatgacgaAGAAGGATGATGTGTATATTGTGTCAGTGCAAAAGATGCTGGAATGGATGAGGCATCCAACAAAACTTTCAGAATTGCATAAACTGGAGGCTTGGGGTTGCAAGGCTGTTTCAAAGATCAGAAATCCTAACAATGTACGATCAGCATCAGCTGGCAGAACAGCCTGGCCCCCATACCCAACGCCCCGTCCCCCACGCCCAACACCCCGTCCAGTTATCACCAACAAAACACCCAGACCGATACACTGGTGGAGAACAAGGCGCGTACACTATCCTGTGAGAAGGACAACTCAGAAGCCAAAATTCCAGGGCCATAAACAGTCAACGAGTTACCTCCCCGTGGTGGAATAAGAAATCTACGACAAGAACTACAAAACGCCCTGCGATTAAATATCCACAACAGTCCAGCATTATTTCTCCGTGGTGGCGTAAGAAACCCACCGAGAAGGGAGATAATTGGCGGGAAGAAACAAAGGCATCCTCTTTGCCTAAACCGATCGATGAACGAAGATGCCTCTGGAACTGGTGCAAACGCCAGACGACCGCGCCACGCTacgttaataaagtaacaacttcgcaacaacaacaacggcaGCAAcatcaacagcagcaacaacaacagcaacaacctcAGAAAAAGCCACGATTTCCTACACCTAAGCCACCCCGTTACTGGAAGACAGTCAAAACAACTGAACAAACAACCAAAGCGCCGATCTGGAGAAGACGAACATCACGTCCAAAAAACAATGACGCATCCAGGGAGAAAGACGTGCCGAAGACGTCCAGGTCTGCTCCAACGACCCCATCAAGACATTCCATCTTTGCCCCGCCATCAGCTAAATACTGTGTTCAAGAGAGGACCTGCAAGCTTCCTGCTTGCCAGTGTCGGTCGTTATCACCACCGGGTGCATTGCCAAGCACTCGCGTGCCGCAGATGATTTATTTCACATTTGATGGACCAATTAACCAGAGGTCTCACCCTTTTTATCTGAAGATCTTCAACAAAGATAGAAAAAATCCAAATGGCTGTCCCATCAGTGCGACTTTCTTCGTGTCCAAGAGAGGTAACTTCATTCCGTATTTGATGTCGCACGTGAACAACGGACACGAAATTGCAATACAAGGAGACGAACCGGGCGCCTATAGACATTCAGCAAACGGGAAATATGACTTCTCTAAAGAACTGCAATACATGTTAACAAAACTACCGGTGACTCCCATATTGGGTTGGCGAAGTCCCTCCATGAGACCTTCCGGAGACACGCAATTCAAAAGCCTTCTTGACAATCAGATGCTCTACGACAGCACGCTGACGACCAGAACAGCAAGCGGTAATCTCCCCTGGCCGTACACTCTAGACTTCCGGTGGCAGGACGCCTGCTCCGTGGGCGGATGTCCCACCAAAAGTTACCCTGGCCTGTGGGAGATCCCGGTGAAGCCGCTATTGGACGTGAAGAAACTCTACCCGTGCGTGTACGCCGATGGCTGCATGAACAACCCCTGGACAGAGGATGACACATTCGAGTACCTGATGGACAATTTCTGGAAGTACTACGAGGGCAACAGAGGTCCCATGGGCATCAGCTTCAGACAGACCTGGTTCTCCCACCAAGTGTACCGACCCAACGTCAACGGGCTCATCAGGTTCATCGACAAGCTACTGACAATGGACGACGTGTACATTGTGTCCATCAAACAGCTCGTGCAGTGGCTGCAGCAGCCCACGCCGCTGTCACGCATGAAGTGGTTCGCGCCATGGCGGTGCTGATGAAGTCTTCCACGAACATGAAAAAGGGATGaaagattttttatatatatatatttttaatggattttttttctattcggtggcttcaaaacatttttaaacaacttgcAAGGTAACTAATAATATTGTGCATTATTTTAGGTTTTAAGttgagtatatttttgtttatgtttcgtttatttatttatttattatttttattttattttattattattatttttttaattttacaattttatttttacttttctagataatatttattctattaactcaAAAGACTGATTTATGGTAGATTGTCTTCTCAAATTGTTACTGTTActaaattttattgttaatcAGATTCGATTTTTTAGTATTAAGCATATTATAGAATGTCTAACGCAATACATGCAGATAATAAAGGGGACGGTCCTAACTTTGTAGctatttaactttttaaactattatattacaaattaattacaCTTTCTTCCTTATAGTATCCATGGttgtgtatgtaaaaaaaattctgtcgttctaatgtttgtagtggCTAAAACTGGATTTTTACCTCCGAATAAtctaaatataatacaaatatgacTACGAagttaggaatgtcccttttatttcattaatacgGTTTCCCCTTAACATGTTtaatctataatacattatttaggCTGTTTCTTCGTCTGGGTCCCATCTCCACTCGACCTCACCTCACCTACCTCTATCTCTTAAACGCAGTATCAAAGGTTTTTGACTCGGACaaagcaacacacacacacgtattaacaaatattaaaatgaacatACTATAATTAAtgcaaattattaattttaaaacgaaTACATGCTCCataattgtttttcaattaattttagtttaattttatgtttttgttattatatatatatatgtatatatatatatatatatatatatatatatatatataaaacaacaacaacgttttattagtaaaagttaaacaataaataattaaataaataaataaggtaAAACATTTGTACAGATTGTAGATAAAATATTGTCAATGTTACCTTTTCCGAGATCACAAAACAactacatattttaaatataattcacaCTATTTCTCGAAATAAAAAGTTTGGATCAACTCTATactgtatataatgtataagaGGCAGCTATGGTACTTTTAACACTTTAgataaaattctaaaaaatgTAGGCACCCAGTTCATAATGTTATCTCATCCAGTTGACAGTTCCTAGTACTCCGTGATTGTGGGGGAAAAGAATGTAAACGATCCTTTGTTCATTATAATCGAAAGGAATTTACTGTAACAAGtttcatatgtttaacatcaaatACCTGCCGATTTGTCAGTGCTAAACTTCCCTTGgaattccgcctcatgtcatccccccccccccccaaaaaaaagaaggattttctggatccgccgcTGAATTCTAAATTGgttattttcgattagcaacaatatttatgaGATTATTGAAATTTTAGGTTTGTAAAGTTTGCTTTGGacatcagtatatatgtatgattttgTACCAGGATTAGGATGTTTAGCAGTTGACAAAAGGGTCCAATAAATCTATATAATAGCACCTTTTTTAACCCCGATATCCGTGAGCCAAACTTCCTTATCGCGTCATGCAACGTTACTTATAGGGTGCGTGGTACAAATCGGTTATCGCGGTTATCGCACACACTTACTCGTGTTATGCATGGTTATTTGCATCCTTATGATTTTTTGATAAAACATAAGATAGTCACTCGTGCCGACGTATACTCGGGACTATCGGCTGTTAATCAAAACATCAAAATTGTGCAACTAACCATGCATATCACTCGTAACTTGTGTTATCTGCTTTGTCATAATTTCAAATTAGCTGTTCCTGTCTTTTAGTATTACCGACATACACCTGAAGCCAAATTCACAAAGAATCGTAATTGTATACGTTTACGATCAGAAGTAGTACGTTTACAAGTGTTTCGTATCTCTTTCACGTAAGAGAAATTATGACAATAGGTTACGGTAAGGACAAAAGTGATTATATTTCGCActgtattatttgtaataattattataacaacaGATTTTCAGTCGTAAATGTATACGTTTATTGCCATCGGTATGTTCAAAATTAGGCTAATAAATCTTTACCtttatattattcatattcCGTATTTACGTAATTTTCGTCGTAAAATAGATATCAACTACCTGTAAACATCAAGTTAAGATGTGTTGTGAATTTAGCCCCAGGATCTGtagttaaattttaaagcaGCAATATCGCCTCATAATCACACAACATCGTTTCCTAacgcaaaatacaaatatcagtaTAGTCGAAGgctaatttcatttcaacttatttttgtgcttatatccaattaaggttcaatcacgctgtcctgggcacacccctcaactatctgggctgtctgtccaggacagtgtgttagttgttacttggttagtggttagtgagagagaagagggtgtagtggcgttacacctacccattaagcccttaagaacacgctctgggttggagccggtaccgggctgcgaaccctgcgccaccgaggtcggtttgAGGGCTAATAAGCCTAAATTCGTCTATTTTCGCAACATTTGACACAACAAACAAAGACTGTTACCAAAGGTGTGTTCAGGAGGGTGAGCAGGAGGTGGTCGCTCGCTACACTGGTCTTCACGCCTAACGTTAAGTGAATATGATATGACATTAGACGATGGTACTAGTTAAATGGTTCGCGAACGCTTGGCCTTTTTAACACGCCACATCCTttgtaatatattgttatgaaAGAGGAATCACTTGGTGACGGTGTCCGCGTTTTGGTCGTTAACGGCGAGTTAATACATTGGTATGTGCCTAGATTAGCGTCTGCATCTAAAGAATAATTTGCATCATGGTTAACTCTAAATTGTTAAGTAATCAAAAATGTGTTTGAAAGGGCAGCTTAAAAAGCTAAATTATTCACAGCAACTCGTATAGGTGATGGTATTCTTTTACGAAGTAAAAATGGCTACCAATTATAAATGCGATAAATTATTAATTGCAATTTATTCGTTCATCAATTTATTCTTCTAAAGATAATATTACGGGTAAGCTGGGATTTATATACTGGTAATCTAAACACACCTCATGTTTTAAAACCGCTGTCCCTGGTTTTTCTAAGATACGCACATAATATTATGTGAACAACCGTCTGTTTTAAGGCGAGTCCACACTATACGAGAATAACTACGTGAATAGCCAATTGCAAGCGATGaaatcataatatttgtgtCTTGTTAATCGGCTATTATTGTAGCTATTTTCGTACGAGGCATTCGTATCGTCTGTCGTTACTTTTACACAAAATGCAAATGCCAAAATTAGTAATttaaccaacttttcctcacgCCATCTTTTGTAATTGCCTGTCATCTAAGAACACGTGTGCCCAATTCGTTTTTTCTTTGtaccataaaatatgtttgcaatagAACTCGTGTAAAACAGACTCATAGCCCCTCCCCAATATGAGtggcccccaatataaaattctggctacAGGTCCTGTCCTGGTCAAAGGAGCCGgtgaaagtcgacacctgcgcccatgacaggcgtgcgctacatcaGCTTACTATGAATGTGCAGCCCTAAGACCTGATCTGGTCTGACCTAATGATTTAACCTAAACGTTTGTATGGTGTAATTtaacggtaaaaaaaaaaaaagagttgtaaAAATCAAAACTATAATACATTAGTAAAAGCTGGGGTCAGCGACTGTAATATTACAAATCAGAAGTAGCTATTTTTTTGGTATGTGATCAtagtttaaaatttttttttttatatgtatttattcttatttgtttggtttttttgtggtttttttttatatactctaTAGTGAATTTGCAGAGATTGAAATATTAATTGGTCTAATATGACTGGTCTTGGCAGATGTATTTTGTTGtgctatttaaataataaacggttgttgtgttttttttgtgcgTGGGGGTTTCGTGTAACATAAGTCTTTCAAAGATGATACCTTTCTCCACTGATGTAATATTTAATTCAAACTACAAGTGAAGTAAATGCCAGGGATGAAAGCGGCCCAAAAAAGGCTAAACTATTTTTCAGCTGAGGACACGCgcctttgtttgttttttattgaatttttttggCTTGCCAAAAAGGCGGAATTCCGCCGAAACGCGGCCAACTTTCATCTCTGGAATGCACTAAGGAGTGAAAGTTATAGATAAAACTCATACAATTTAGAAAGTTatccttttaaaatattattttgaagatcatccttttaaactattatttagaaataatatttgCTAATAATATTTGGGGTCCATCTTATACCCCAAACTCTGCCTAAGTacaaaagaagaagattttttttttttttttttaaaggattttACTCAGGTCTGTATTATGTAAATGTTAAGGCCAAATTAATTTGTTCtacctttaataataaaacaaataatattgtgtCAGCCTTTATCTTAATAAAATTGGGATTACTAATTAATGATTACAGCTACTAACTTGTTTTCCATCTTTCAAAATGTTCACAGCAGAcatattgttttgtataattttctatttttatatacatttgtaattacaatctacttaaagggacatactctagtttttaaacactaaggcattttttttttactattagagccgtttttaataactgaaataatactttatttagattttattgtttagattatccatttccgtacattcgaagtgtttttggtcatcctggtgtttttaatatcacacaatgcatttctcatatttttaaaaacgcatgtgcgtctgagaagtaacagttatggagtcgagttttagtctatttttagagggtatttcaccatttcaaagtcacagactcatgtttccctcaattgtaactttatccaaatgtgttacaggtttgtagattaactaaacttagtgtgtattttcattggctgaaactaaggtctgtctctttaaaatgACATTGTGCATGAATTTCTGTTGGTGATCTTGgcctgggtttttttctatAGACGGTCACACATGTCGTTGTAACAAGACTTAGTGTTGAAATCTTGTCTGTTGTGGTGGAAGGTGTTATAAACTAAAGTTAGTGTTTATTTATGAGTTAATTTTCTTGTTATTTctactattatttaatttataatatttcacAAACTGGTGTTTATAGGCTAGTTAGTTGTTTCCTGTCAAACCATTTAGATAATAGTATATGCATAATAATTGTTTCTgaattgattattaattttaaatacaagagttttgtcaataaaacattttgatttggagattttgttattttgtgataatattatatatatatatatatactgaacagcacaAGAAACGCACCCCCACCTTACGCCCCTGAACTGATCAATGTCTTAAGAAAATTTTAGGCACATTTTGTCAGTCTATTTACCAAATCAGTTTCATcacgaaggggcgggacgtagcccagcggcaagcgcttgcttgatgcaagGTCGGTATAGcatagatccccgtcggtgggtccattgtgctatatctccttccagccagagcaccaagactgatatatcaaaggccgtggtatgtgctatcctgtctatgggatggtgcatataaaatctcccttgctactaatgtagcgggtttcttctttgaGACTATACGCCAAagtcaccaaatgtttgacattcaatagccgatgattaataaatcaatgtgctctagtggtgtcgttaaacaaaacaaacattttgcatTACGAACGCGGTTTATTTCTGTGAAAAACATCAAAACACATTGTAATGTTACCTTATCTACCTTAATACTGAACCAACATTTTGGGATACATTTAAAACCACTGAAAATTTCAATTCATTCTTCCTGAAGATATCAGCTTTGTCATGGAAGAGGCTGGAAgtatgtatatagagaataatacacgagtggccgttagataccatttatctcacaaccagttttaaaatgtatctaacgagcgaaagcgagtttgatacgtttttaaacaacgagttgtaagataaatggtatctaatgaacacgaatgtattattctatttcttaaatatcccccaaaaccaggttttaagcaaattttaatatctttttcgactaaaagttatttacagccgttgcacttgtagctaacttacgcgtcacagacccatgattgtcaggttaactatacgtcacaatgtaattgatttccatcgtgtagtttttcattggatgtatggcagtggtgacctaggagcagccagtcgtatgtattgaaattgttaacacaagtacatgtgtaaacaaccatctGTTATAAAAAAtgacgcatggtgttctcaccaacgggtgtgtaagaattcGTAATAAAATGAATTGGTGTATAGATACATGAAAGGAACAAatagtttaagtttgttttgtttaacgacaccactggagcacattgatttattaatcatcggtcactgtatataaaacatttggtaattttgacatagagtcctagagaggaaacccgctacatttgtccattagtagcaagggatcttttatatgcatcatcccacagacaggatagcacataccacggcctttgatataacccGTCAACGTGCACTGGAtagacggggatcaatcctagagcAACAGCGCACCAAGCGAGAGCTTTATCACTGGAAGGAacaaagaatggatggatggatggatttatggATAGGATgagatggaatggatggatggatggatgaatgaatcgatgtatgggtggatggatgaatcgatGTATGGGTGGATGGGATGGGTTGGATGGATTGTATGGACGgattgattaatgaattaatgaatgaatcgATCGATGGATGGACGGCCAACACGTACAACTGATAGGAAAAGAACGGTATGTACGTACGTCAATACAATGCGTACACATAGGCCTACGTACAGGTGGGCTGggtatatagatataaaaaaaaacaaaaaaacacccaccctGCGATTTTGTTTGCGTATGTACTAAACCAACGGCTACTGCATGTACTTGCATATTCATTATCACCAGTTTTAACTTGACACTAGTATGGCACGAGCTGAACAACATAAAAAAAGGAAGTCAGCGTTTTTGTAAACTTTCTAAAAAACTACAACTAAACCTTTAAGCTACGGTAATGACAAAAATGTCTGGGATATTTAGACAGCAATGTAACCTTTTGgacctgtttttttttaaacttttggtGGCACGGTGAAAGATGAGTAGTGACACAAGAGaccaaacatttaattaattttgtaaatgtttgaaatagaGGAATTAGTACTTTAAAGCGTTTCCTGCAATGTTTAAGAAGtaatcgactaacagagactttttaacgattgtaattaaatatcaaatatatttttctgcataaaatattagtggctgtatattaaacgtgtttctggtcgttctaatatttgtactaggttaaatttcattttatttcctaaaatattgttttttcgtacgtacgaaattatttgaagacaaaatccagtttgagcttcttacaaatattaagacgaccagaaacacatcgaatatacagacagtgatatcctaaacaagaaaatatatttaatatgtaagtttaatcgtagaaatattttattagtaggaaacatcttacaatgcagcaaactcaggaatgtccctttaatatgtcgTCGAAACCAggtataaattattacaaataacagtttaaaaaatgtatattattgcaAGTCCGTCGGTAAAGAGTTACAATCGGGGGATGGGGTAGATGAGGGTGGgggaaaaaactaattttgaaaCCATACGAATACTCATCACGGAAGGTCGCAAATTATATCGAAGGAAAGGACGTCGGTGAGTTTgattgttttgtcttttgttttgttttgttttgttttgttgttttgttttgttttgtttgggggtagGGGTTTTCTTTTTCGTTGATACTCTTATGTGCTT encodes:
- the LOC121388620 gene encoding uncharacterized protein LOC121388620 encodes the protein MGLIQLLLLTAMVITTVKCSYCHQDVNCFLPHCSCGTYSSPLPVRDTPQIIFYGFDDALNGQMAQHYRKLFSSDRKNPNGCPISMSLYVQHAYTDYRLVREFYKKGMEIGVHSVTHTNIDTEAKLADEAEHQKSNLAQLGSVPKDEIVGWRSPNLKTAGDKQPSTLNKLGYTYDISLTYTVGKRHQKKPWPYTLDYGFPYNCQIPPCPKRTTSHKGFWEVPIIALMDYKGAYPCAYVDGCYNSPTTEEDSFEYLWKNFEDNYETRTPLGFNMHAAWFQRPHNLAAMDGFINEMTKKDDVYIVSVQKMLEWMRHPTKLSELHKLEAWGCKAVSKIRNPNNVRSASAGRTAWPPYPTPRPPRPTPRPVITNKTPRPIHWWRTRRVHYPSSIISPWWRKKPTEKGDNWREETKASSLPKPIDERRCLWNWCKRQTTAPRYVNKVTTSQQQQRQQHQQQQQQQQQPQKKPRFPTPKPPRYWKTVKTTEQTTKAPIWRRRTSRPKNNDASREKDVPKTSRSAPTTPSRHSIFAPPSAKYCVQERTCKLPACQCRSLSPPGALPSTRVPQMIYFTFDGPINQRSHPFYLKIFNKDRKNPNGCPISATFFVSKRGNFIPYLMSHVNNGHEIAIQGDEPGAYRHSANGKYDFSKELQYMLTKLPVTPILGWRSPSMRPSGDTQFKSLLDNQMLYDSTLTTRTASGNLPWPYTLDFRWQDACSVGGCPTKSYPGLWEIPVKPLLDVKKLYPCVYADGCMNNPWTEDDTFEYLMDNFWKYYEGNRGPMGISFRQTWFSHQVYRPNVNGLIRFIDKLLTMDDVYIVSIKQLVQWLQQPTPLSRMKWFAPWRC